In Bosea vestrisii, the following are encoded in one genomic region:
- the folP gene encoding dihydropteroate synthase, translating into MNATLTLPDGRRLSLGARPLLMGVVNVTPDSFSDGGLFADPAVAVAHGLELAQQGADIVDIGGESTRPDHIRLDADSELARVLPVITGIAAQSDVPISIDTYKAEVADAALKAGASIVNDVWGAQRDPSIAGIAARHGAPIILMHNREEVDPGLDILAEVMRFLERSIAIAVEAGVPRSQIVVDPGIGRFGKTAEQSLLLMKELGRLAELGCPVLLGASRKSVLGHVVGKAVPAERVAASIAAHLYGVTQGAAIIRAHDVDEHVDALKIWAAIGEAR; encoded by the coding sequence ATGAACGCCACGCTGACATTGCCCGATGGCCGCAGGCTCAGCCTCGGCGCCAGGCCCCTGCTGATGGGCGTGGTCAACGTCACCCCGGATTCCTTTTCCGATGGCGGCCTCTTCGCCGACCCGGCGGTCGCGGTCGCGCACGGGCTGGAACTGGCGCAGCAGGGCGCCGACATCGTTGATATCGGCGGCGAGTCGACGAGGCCGGACCACATCCGCCTCGATGCGGACAGCGAGCTCGCCCGGGTCCTGCCGGTGATCACTGGCATCGCCGCCCAAAGCGATGTTCCGATCTCGATCGACACCTACAAGGCCGAGGTCGCCGACGCGGCGCTGAAGGCCGGCGCCTCCATCGTCAACGATGTCTGGGGTGCGCAGCGCGATCCCTCCATCGCCGGCATCGCGGCCCGCCATGGCGCGCCGATCATCCTGATGCACAACCGCGAAGAGGTCGATCCGGGGCTCGACATCCTCGCCGAGGTCATGCGCTTCCTCGAACGCTCGATCGCGATCGCGGTTGAAGCCGGTGTGCCGCGCAGCCAGATCGTCGTCGATCCCGGCATCGGCCGCTTCGGCAAGACCGCCGAGCAATCGCTGCTGCTGATGAAGGAGCTCGGCCGGCTCGCCGAGCTCGGCTGCCCGGTCCTGCTCGGCGCCTCGCGCAAATCGGTGCTCGGCCATGTCGTCGGCAAGGCGGTTCCGGCCGAGCGCGTCGCCGCCAGCATCGCCGCGCATCTCTATGGCGTCACCCAAGGCGCCGCCATCATCCGCGCCCATGACGTCGACGAGCATGTCGACGCGCTGAAAATCTGGGCAGCGATCGGAGAAGCACGATGA
- the folB gene encoding dihydroneopterin aldolase, with protein sequence MSATGQIFIEALDLYAYHGHFAEEGRLGQRFSMDLVLDCDLRASSLSDSLADTVDYGEVVGLVTRTFSGKRFKLLEAAARALAEAILAEYPAVTKVAVTLRKPAPPIPGRMESVGIKLDFTRER encoded by the coding sequence ATGAGCGCGACGGGGCAGATCTTCATCGAGGCGCTCGACCTCTACGCCTATCACGGGCATTTCGCCGAAGAGGGCCGGCTCGGCCAGCGCTTCTCGATGGACCTCGTCCTCGACTGCGACCTGCGCGCTTCCTCGCTCAGCGACAGCCTCGCCGACACCGTCGACTATGGCGAGGTCGTCGGCCTGGTCACACGGACCTTCTCCGGCAAGCGCTTCAAGCTGCTGGAAGCGGCCGCGCGGGCGCTGGCCGAGGCGATCCTGGCGGAATATCCGGCGGTGACCAAGGTCGCGGTCACTTTGCGAAAGCCCGCTCCGCCGATTCCAGGCCGGATGGAATCGGTCGGCATCAAGCTGGATTTCACGCGTGAGCGTTGA
- the folK gene encoding 2-amino-4-hydroxy-6-hydroxymethyldihydropteridine diphosphokinase, translating to MSVEATLGLGGNLGDPVAAFAAALARLRAHAAVELKAASSVWRTAPWGKLDQPEFRNMAVLIETSVSADDLLALCLSIERESGRERRERWGPRTLDIDILTYGGQTIERPGLQVPHPRIAERAFVLAPLAEIAPTITIGARSIAALLAAIASQDVSRDADGSQRLKDMLAARPG from the coding sequence GTGAGCGTTGAGGCGACGCTCGGCCTCGGCGGCAATCTCGGCGATCCGGTCGCGGCCTTCGCGGCAGCATTGGCGCGGCTGCGCGCTCACGCCGCCGTGGAGCTGAAGGCCGCCTCCTCGGTCTGGCGCACGGCGCCCTGGGGCAAGCTCGACCAACCCGAATTCCGCAACATGGCGGTGCTGATCGAGACCTCTGTGTCAGCCGACGACCTGCTCGCGCTCTGCCTGTCGATCGAGCGCGAGAGCGGCCGCGAGCGGCGCGAGCGCTGGGGGCCGCGCACACTCGACATCGACATCCTGACTTATGGCGGGCAGACGATCGAGCGGCCCGGCCTTCAGGTTCCGCATCCACGCATCGCCGAGCGCGCCTTCGTGCTGGCTCCGCTCGCGGAGATTGCACCGACGATCACGATCGGGGCGCGCAGCATAGCGGCGCTCCTGGCGGCGATCGCGAGCCAGGACGTCAGCCGTGACGCTGATGGAAGCCAGCGCCTGAAGGATATGCTGGCAGCTCGGCCGGGCTGA
- the fabI gene encoding enoyl-ACP reductase FabI — protein MPESSSAAPTANLLRGKRGLVMGVANNRSIAWGIAKAAADAGAELAFTYQGDALKKRVEPLAKQLGGHVVGHCDVTDPATIDAVFAEIETLWGKLDFVVHCIAFSDKDELTGRYVDTTEANFSKSLLISCYSFTAITQRAEKLMPDGGSLLTLTYYGAEKWMPHYNVMGVAKAALESSVQYLAADLGPSKIRVNAISAGPIKTLAASGIGDFRYILRWNEYNSPLRRTVTIEEVGETAVFLVSDMSRGITGEIMHVDAGYHVVGMKVPTAPDISLDKGE, from the coding sequence ATGCCTGAATCCAGCAGCGCCGCCCCGACCGCCAATCTGCTCCGGGGTAAGCGCGGTCTCGTCATGGGTGTCGCCAACAACCGCTCGATCGCCTGGGGCATTGCCAAGGCGGCCGCGGATGCCGGCGCCGAACTGGCCTTTACCTATCAGGGCGATGCGCTGAAGAAGCGGGTCGAGCCGCTGGCGAAACAGCTCGGCGGCCACGTCGTCGGCCATTGCGACGTCACTGACCCCGCTACGATCGATGCGGTCTTCGCCGAGATCGAGACGCTCTGGGGCAAGCTCGACTTCGTCGTCCACTGCATCGCCTTCTCCGACAAGGACGAGCTCACCGGCCGCTATGTCGATACGACCGAGGCGAATTTCTCCAAGTCGCTGCTGATCTCCTGCTATTCCTTCACGGCGATCACCCAGCGCGCCGAGAAGCTGATGCCGGATGGCGGCTCGCTGCTGACGCTGACCTATTACGGCGCCGAGAAATGGATGCCGCATTACAACGTCATGGGCGTCGCCAAGGCGGCGCTGGAATCGAGCGTGCAGTATCTCGCCGCCGACCTCGGCCCCTCGAAGATCAGGGTCAACGCGATCTCGGCCGGGCCGATCAAGACGCTGGCCGCCTCGGGTATCGGAGACTTCCGCTATATCCTGCGCTGGAACGAGTACAACTCGCCGCTGCGCCGCACCGTGACCATCGAGGAAGTCGGCGAGACCGCGGTCTTCCTGGTCTCCGACATGTCGCGCGGCATCACCGGCGAGATCATGCATGTCGATGCCGGCTATCATGTCGTCGGCATGAAGGTGCCGACCGCGCCGGACATCTCGCTCGACAAGGGCGAGTGA
- a CDS encoding J domain-containing protein encodes MRDPYQVLGVAKSADEAEIKKAYRRRAKDLHPDRNQSDPKAQERFSELNTAYEVLGDPDKRKQFDRGEIDAEGKPRFTGFEGMGAGRGGAHQGGFEFHSSGGGGPFGRGGADPGFDPADIFGSLFGDAARRGGRGRASQPQKPPEQSFTLEVNLAEAVNGAMRRVKLPGGREVEVTIPEGVADGKIMRLRGLGQTHPLTGETGDVLMTIKVRPDPRFTVDGNNLRARVAVPLATAVLGGPIHVPTLGGAVEMNVPPLTGTARQFRLRGKGLPGEKKGERGDLFVSIDIEMPAEDTELTALMKARAG; translated from the coding sequence ATGCGTGATCCGTATCAGGTTCTGGGCGTGGCGAAATCGGCCGATGAAGCCGAGATCAAGAAGGCTTATCGCCGCCGCGCCAAGGATCTGCACCCCGACCGCAATCAGAGCGACCCGAAGGCGCAGGAGCGCTTCTCGGAGCTGAACACCGCCTACGAGGTCCTCGGCGATCCCGACAAACGCAAGCAGTTCGATCGCGGCGAGATCGACGCCGAGGGCAAGCCGCGCTTCACCGGCTTCGAGGGCATGGGTGCCGGCCGAGGCGGCGCGCATCAGGGCGGTTTCGAGTTCCATTCCAGCGGCGGCGGGGGGCCATTCGGCCGTGGTGGTGCCGATCCGGGCTTCGACCCCGCCGATATCTTCGGTTCGCTTTTCGGCGACGCTGCCAGGCGCGGCGGACGTGGCCGGGCGAGCCAGCCGCAAAAGCCGCCGGAGCAGAGCTTCACGCTCGAGGTCAACCTGGCCGAAGCGGTCAATGGCGCGATGCGCCGGGTCAAGCTGCCGGGCGGGCGCGAAGTCGAGGTGACGATCCCCGAAGGCGTCGCCGACGGCAAGATCATGCGCCTGCGCGGTCTCGGCCAGACGCATCCGCTCACCGGCGAGACCGGCGACGTGCTGATGACGATCAAGGTCCGGCCCGATCCGCGCTTCACCGTCGACGGCAACAACCTGCGCGCGCGCGTCGCGGTACCGCTGGCGACGGCGGTGCTCGGCGGGCCGATCCATGTGCCGACGCTGGGAGGCGCCGTCGAGATGAATGTGCCGCCGCTGACCGGCACGGCGCGCCAGTTCCGCCTGCGCGGCAAGGGACTGCCGGGCGAGAAGAAGGGCGAGCGCGGGGACCTGTTCGTTTCGATCGACATCGAGATGCCGGCCGAAGACACCGAGCTGACCGCGCTGATGAAAGCACGGGCCGGCTAG